From a single Chlorocebus sabaeus isolate Y175 chromosome X, mChlSab1.0.hap1, whole genome shotgun sequence genomic region:
- the LOC103231597 gene encoding cytochrome c oxidase subunit 7C, mitochondrial — MLGLSIWRFTTSVVSRSHYEEGPGKNLPFSVENKWWLLAKMCLYFGSAFATPFLIARHQLLKT, encoded by the coding sequence ATGTTGGGTCTGAGCATCTGGAGGTTCACCACCTCTGTGGTCTCTAGGAGCCACTATGAGGAGGGCCCTGGGAAGAATTTGCCATTTTCAGTGGAAAACAAATGGTGGTTACTAGCTAAGATGTGTTTGTACTTTGGATCTGCATTTGCTACACCCTTCCTTATAGCAAGACACCAACTGCTTAAAACATAA